A genomic region of Melanotaenia boesemani isolate fMelBoe1 chromosome 13, fMelBoe1.pri, whole genome shotgun sequence contains the following coding sequences:
- the mecp2 gene encoding methyl-CpG-binding protein 2 isoform X2 yields the protein MPELVAGPSELGSGPSESGSGPGSESARSPRQRRSVIRDRGPLYDDPTLPEGWTRKLKQRKSGRSAGKFDVYLINSEGKAFRSKVELMAYFQKVGDTTTDPNDFDFTVTGRGSPSRREKRPPKKPKVVKPSGRGRGRPKGSGKIRQATEGVAMKRVVEKSPGKLLVKMPFSKAESSTGPTPTTSKVVPAALVSKSRPGRKRKSEQEPPPEPQTAPKKRGRKPASASAASMVSTASTSSASVSSSSAAESYSAAAILAAEAKRRAVKESSTKPVVQETALPIKKRKTRETVEEMESVQTPTVTAADTGGRATTEEEGGTTEKALSSEPQSTPSEQSQPQSQKQPSASDDSQSHGHKAHKGRKHKEKTATGDRGEGECEDEGGGGRSSSSSSSISPTKSHKRKERSPHKHHHHHHHRHHHHHHHRHQQSSASTLDQPPPPPPPPASGHKGPSRQSKTEVESQTVPQLTPQLSQQTPSRSQPKFVPESQHPVPQPRLQTQPPNQSQAQTQQSPPQPFPTRHMLPQPQPQLPQTQSLPQSTYQKVQSQPAHSPSQHRTQLQALHAPAPSPPILNVNPPLTKHPQSQTRSPTALEHQVQSRHPSQTQTQLKKLSQPQSQLLLQPQVQSQAKTPIQVHGQPQARTPTQVHGQPQARTPTQVHSQPQARTSAQVQSQPQARTSTQVHGQPQARTPTQVHGQPQARTSTQVQSQPQARTPTQVHGQPQARTSTQVQSQPQARTSTQVQSQPQARTSTQVHGQPQARTSTQVQSQPQARTSTLVHGQPQARTPTQVEGQPLARISVQPQSHLQPQHQVPPQLPTRYLSQHQLQTQSRPQSRQSLSQPRPPVPQSQAQPQFQRIQTQLCPQPHSLLTRPHGQHLSFHQTSSSLTRTNLVPAQQNQNEQPQDLSTTRPNRGCQLLRRDVSIEGGGVEGRGEVVTASESSESSGGDRGSNSTSRPLSSVPPGPPGVAGAGLVSGADGRARLRAEPEAAGEGRELRDIVPQSAVPCPSREETVESRTAVSERVS from the exons ATGCCAGAGCTGGTGGCAGGCCCCTCCGAGCTGGGGTCAGGTCCATCAGAGTCGGGGTCAGGACCGGGATCGGAGTCTGCCAGATCTCCCAGGCAGCGGCGCTCTGTCATCCGGGACCGTGGACCATTGTACGATGACCCCACGTTGCCTGAAGGCTGGACCCGCAAACTGAAACAGAGAAAGTCTGGACGCTCGGCGGGAAAGTTTGACGTCTACCTGATCAA CTCGGAGGGAAAGGCATTTCGTTCCAAGGTGGAACTTATGGCCTACTTCCAGAAGGTTGGTGACACAACAACTGACCCCAATGATTTTGATTTCACGGTCACTGGTCGTGGAAGCCCATCCCGCCGCGAGAAGCGGCCCCCCAAGAAACCAAAGGTGGTGAAACCATCAGGGCGAGGCCGTGGGCGGCCTAAAG GCAGTGGGAAGATTCGGCAAGCTACTGAAGGCGTGGCCATGAAGCGGGTGGTTGAGAAGAGTCCAGGCAAACTGCTTGTAAAAATGCCCTTTAGCAAAGCAGAGTCCTCCACTGGCCCCACACCAACCACTTCAAAG GTGGTGCCTGCTGCCTTGGTGTCCAAATCGCGTCCagggagaaagagaaaatcagAGCAAGAGCCTCCTCCTGAACCTCAGACTGCTCCAAAGAAGCGGGGCAGGAAACCCGCGTCGGCCTCAGCAGCATCAATGGTTTCCACAGCATCCACTTCCTCGGCATCGGTCTCTAGTAGCTCAGCAGCTGAAAGCTACTCTGCAGCTGCCATCTTGGCTGCAGAAGCCAAGCGTAGAGCCGTTAAGGAGTCTTCCACCAAACCTGTCGTCCAGGAAACAGCGCTGCCAATCAAAAAACGCAAAACAAGAGAGACcgtggaggagatggagagtgTTCAGACCCCAACGGTTACAGCAGCTGACACTGGAGGGAGGGCtaccacagaagaagagggAGGTACAACAGAGAAGGCTCTTAGCTCTGAACCTCAGTCTACTCCTTCTGAACAGAGCCAACCACAGTCACAGAAGCAGCCCTCTGCTTCGGatgacagccaatcacatggacACAAGGCACATAAGGGGCGGAAGCACAAGGAGAAAACAGCAACTGGAGATAGAGGAGAGGGAGAATGCGAGGATGAAGGAGGAGGTGGACggagtagcagtagcagtagtagcatcAGCCCAACAAAAAGCCACAAAAGGAAGGAGAGATCACCTCACAagcaccaccaccatcaccaccatcgccatcatcatcaccatcaccatcgcCACCAACAGTCCTCTGCCTCTACATTAGATCagccaccacctcctcctccccctccagcctcTGGACACAAAGGACCTTCCAGACAGTCCAAGACCGAAGTCGAGTCCCAGACTGTTCCTCAGCTCACTCCCCAACTATCACAACAAACTCCCTCCAGATCACAGCCCAAGTTTGTGCCTGAATCTCAGCATCCTGTCCCTCAACCCCGTCTTCAGACCCAACCCCCAAACCAATCTCAAGCCCAAACTCAACAGTCCCCACCTCAGCCCTTTCCCACCAGACACATGCTGCCCCAGCCACAGCCCCAATTACCCCAAACCCAAAGTCTGCCTCAGTCCACCTACCAGAAAGTCCAATCACAGCCAGCCCACTCTCCATCCCAACACCGAACCCAGCTCCAGGCTCTGCATGCTCCAGCTCCGTCTCCACCCATCCTGAACGTTAATCCACCTCTTACAAAGCATCCACAATCACAAACTCGATCCCCCACAGCACTTGAGCATCAAGTCCAGTCCAGGCACCCATCTCAAACCCAAACCCAGCTCAAAAAACTATCCCAGCCCCAGTCCCAGCTGTTACTTCAGCCTCAGGTCCAATCCCAGGCCAAGACCCCAATACAAGTTCATGGTCAACCACAAGCCAGGACCCCAACGCAAGTTCACGGTCAACCCCAGGCCAGGACCCCAACGCAAGTTCACAGTCAACCCCAGGCCAGGACCTCAGCTCAAGTTCAGAGTCAACCTCAGGCCAGGACCTCAACGCAAGTTCACGGTCAACCCCAGGCCAGGACCCCAACGCAAGTTCACGGTCAACCCCAGGCCAGGACTTCAACGCAAGTTCAGAGTCAACCTCAGGCCAGGACCCCAACACAAGTTCACGGTCAACCCCAGGCCAGGACCTCAACGCAAGTTCAGAGTCAACCCCAGGCCAGGACCTCAACGCAAGTTCAGAGTCAACCTCAGGCCAGGACCTCAACGCAAGTTCACGGTCAACCCCAGGCCAGGACCTCAACGCAAGTTCAGAGTCAACCCCAGGCCAGGACCTCAACGCTAGTTCACGGTCAACCCCAGGCCAGGACCCCAACACAAGTTGAGGGTCAACCCCTAGCCAGGATCTCTGTGCAACCTCAATCTCACCTGCAACCTCAGCATCAGGTGCCGCCTCAATTGCCAACAAGATACCTGTCACAACACCAACTTCAGACTCagtccagaccacagtccagacaGTCTCTCTCCCAGCCTAGGCCACCAGTTCCCCAATCCCAAGCACAACCACAGTTTCAGCGGATTCAAACTCAGTTGTGTCCCCAACCCCACTCTCTGCTTACCCGTCCTCATGGGCAGCATCTGTCATTCCACCAGACATCATCAAGCCTAACCAGGACCAACCTTGTTCCTGCTCAGCAGAACCAGAATGAACAGCCCCAGGACCTGAGCACCACGCGGCCTAACCGAGGATGTCAGCTCCTGAGGAGAGACGTCAGCATTGAGGGTGGAGGGGTGGAGGGGAGAGGGGAGGTGGTCACAGCGTCAGAGAGCAGTGAGTCTTCAGGAGGCGACAGAGGGTCAAACAGCACCTCGAGGCCTCTCAGCTCCGTGCCTCCTGGACCCCCTGGAGTAGCAGGAGCTGGCCTAGTGTCTGGGGCTGATGGTAGGGCTAGACTACGGGCAGAACCAGAGGCAGCAGGTGAGGGCAGAGAGCTTAGAGACATCGTCCCCCAGTCCGCCGTCCCGTGTCCCAGCCGTGAAGAGACCGTAGAGTCACGGACTGCTGTAAGCGAAAGAGTCAGCTGA
- the mecp2 gene encoding methyl-CpG-binding protein 2 isoform X1, whose amino-acid sequence MAAVESGEERLEEGQEGEEGPINPHPPSKERARSHSKTKKARRERRHAIKGAETKATATLAKQQSQEEAEPQSQMPELVAGPSELGSGPSESGSGPGSESARSPRQRRSVIRDRGPLYDDPTLPEGWTRKLKQRKSGRSAGKFDVYLINSEGKAFRSKVELMAYFQKVGDTTTDPNDFDFTVTGRGSPSRREKRPPKKPKVVKPSGRGRGRPKGSGKIRQATEGVAMKRVVEKSPGKLLVKMPFSKAESSTGPTPTTSKVVPAALVSKSRPGRKRKSEQEPPPEPQTAPKKRGRKPASASAASMVSTASTSSASVSSSSAAESYSAAAILAAEAKRRAVKESSTKPVVQETALPIKKRKTRETVEEMESVQTPTVTAADTGGRATTEEEGGTTEKALSSEPQSTPSEQSQPQSQKQPSASDDSQSHGHKAHKGRKHKEKTATGDRGEGECEDEGGGGRSSSSSSSISPTKSHKRKERSPHKHHHHHHHRHHHHHHHRHQQSSASTLDQPPPPPPPPASGHKGPSRQSKTEVESQTVPQLTPQLSQQTPSRSQPKFVPESQHPVPQPRLQTQPPNQSQAQTQQSPPQPFPTRHMLPQPQPQLPQTQSLPQSTYQKVQSQPAHSPSQHRTQLQALHAPAPSPPILNVNPPLTKHPQSQTRSPTALEHQVQSRHPSQTQTQLKKLSQPQSQLLLQPQVQSQAKTPIQVHGQPQARTPTQVHGQPQARTPTQVHSQPQARTSAQVQSQPQARTSTQVHGQPQARTPTQVHGQPQARTSTQVQSQPQARTPTQVHGQPQARTSTQVQSQPQARTSTQVQSQPQARTSTQVHGQPQARTSTQVQSQPQARTSTLVHGQPQARTPTQVEGQPLARISVQPQSHLQPQHQVPPQLPTRYLSQHQLQTQSRPQSRQSLSQPRPPVPQSQAQPQFQRIQTQLCPQPHSLLTRPHGQHLSFHQTSSSLTRTNLVPAQQNQNEQPQDLSTTRPNRGCQLLRRDVSIEGGGVEGRGEVVTASESSESSGGDRGSNSTSRPLSSVPPGPPGVAGAGLVSGADGRARLRAEPEAAGEGRELRDIVPQSAVPCPSREETVESRTAVSERVS is encoded by the exons GGAGGAGGGGCAGGAAGGCGAGGAAGGGCCTATCAACCCTCACCCCCCCAGCAAAGAAAGAGCCAGGTCCCACAGTAAGACCAAGAAAGCTCGCAGAGAGCGTCGCCATGCCATCAAGGGGGCAGAGACGAAAGCCACAGCAACGCTGGCCAAGCAGCAGTCACAGGAAGAGGCGGAGCCACAGAGCCAG ATGCCAGAGCTGGTGGCAGGCCCCTCCGAGCTGGGGTCAGGTCCATCAGAGTCGGGGTCAGGACCGGGATCGGAGTCTGCCAGATCTCCCAGGCAGCGGCGCTCTGTCATCCGGGACCGTGGACCATTGTACGATGACCCCACGTTGCCTGAAGGCTGGACCCGCAAACTGAAACAGAGAAAGTCTGGACGCTCGGCGGGAAAGTTTGACGTCTACCTGATCAA CTCGGAGGGAAAGGCATTTCGTTCCAAGGTGGAACTTATGGCCTACTTCCAGAAGGTTGGTGACACAACAACTGACCCCAATGATTTTGATTTCACGGTCACTGGTCGTGGAAGCCCATCCCGCCGCGAGAAGCGGCCCCCCAAGAAACCAAAGGTGGTGAAACCATCAGGGCGAGGCCGTGGGCGGCCTAAAG GCAGTGGGAAGATTCGGCAAGCTACTGAAGGCGTGGCCATGAAGCGGGTGGTTGAGAAGAGTCCAGGCAAACTGCTTGTAAAAATGCCCTTTAGCAAAGCAGAGTCCTCCACTGGCCCCACACCAACCACTTCAAAG GTGGTGCCTGCTGCCTTGGTGTCCAAATCGCGTCCagggagaaagagaaaatcagAGCAAGAGCCTCCTCCTGAACCTCAGACTGCTCCAAAGAAGCGGGGCAGGAAACCCGCGTCGGCCTCAGCAGCATCAATGGTTTCCACAGCATCCACTTCCTCGGCATCGGTCTCTAGTAGCTCAGCAGCTGAAAGCTACTCTGCAGCTGCCATCTTGGCTGCAGAAGCCAAGCGTAGAGCCGTTAAGGAGTCTTCCACCAAACCTGTCGTCCAGGAAACAGCGCTGCCAATCAAAAAACGCAAAACAAGAGAGACcgtggaggagatggagagtgTTCAGACCCCAACGGTTACAGCAGCTGACACTGGAGGGAGGGCtaccacagaagaagagggAGGTACAACAGAGAAGGCTCTTAGCTCTGAACCTCAGTCTACTCCTTCTGAACAGAGCCAACCACAGTCACAGAAGCAGCCCTCTGCTTCGGatgacagccaatcacatggacACAAGGCACATAAGGGGCGGAAGCACAAGGAGAAAACAGCAACTGGAGATAGAGGAGAGGGAGAATGCGAGGATGAAGGAGGAGGTGGACggagtagcagtagcagtagtagcatcAGCCCAACAAAAAGCCACAAAAGGAAGGAGAGATCACCTCACAagcaccaccaccatcaccaccatcgccatcatcatcaccatcaccatcgcCACCAACAGTCCTCTGCCTCTACATTAGATCagccaccacctcctcctccccctccagcctcTGGACACAAAGGACCTTCCAGACAGTCCAAGACCGAAGTCGAGTCCCAGACTGTTCCTCAGCTCACTCCCCAACTATCACAACAAACTCCCTCCAGATCACAGCCCAAGTTTGTGCCTGAATCTCAGCATCCTGTCCCTCAACCCCGTCTTCAGACCCAACCCCCAAACCAATCTCAAGCCCAAACTCAACAGTCCCCACCTCAGCCCTTTCCCACCAGACACATGCTGCCCCAGCCACAGCCCCAATTACCCCAAACCCAAAGTCTGCCTCAGTCCACCTACCAGAAAGTCCAATCACAGCCAGCCCACTCTCCATCCCAACACCGAACCCAGCTCCAGGCTCTGCATGCTCCAGCTCCGTCTCCACCCATCCTGAACGTTAATCCACCTCTTACAAAGCATCCACAATCACAAACTCGATCCCCCACAGCACTTGAGCATCAAGTCCAGTCCAGGCACCCATCTCAAACCCAAACCCAGCTCAAAAAACTATCCCAGCCCCAGTCCCAGCTGTTACTTCAGCCTCAGGTCCAATCCCAGGCCAAGACCCCAATACAAGTTCATGGTCAACCACAAGCCAGGACCCCAACGCAAGTTCACGGTCAACCCCAGGCCAGGACCCCAACGCAAGTTCACAGTCAACCCCAGGCCAGGACCTCAGCTCAAGTTCAGAGTCAACCTCAGGCCAGGACCTCAACGCAAGTTCACGGTCAACCCCAGGCCAGGACCCCAACGCAAGTTCACGGTCAACCCCAGGCCAGGACTTCAACGCAAGTTCAGAGTCAACCTCAGGCCAGGACCCCAACACAAGTTCACGGTCAACCCCAGGCCAGGACCTCAACGCAAGTTCAGAGTCAACCCCAGGCCAGGACCTCAACGCAAGTTCAGAGTCAACCTCAGGCCAGGACCTCAACGCAAGTTCACGGTCAACCCCAGGCCAGGACCTCAACGCAAGTTCAGAGTCAACCCCAGGCCAGGACCTCAACGCTAGTTCACGGTCAACCCCAGGCCAGGACCCCAACACAAGTTGAGGGTCAACCCCTAGCCAGGATCTCTGTGCAACCTCAATCTCACCTGCAACCTCAGCATCAGGTGCCGCCTCAATTGCCAACAAGATACCTGTCACAACACCAACTTCAGACTCagtccagaccacagtccagacaGTCTCTCTCCCAGCCTAGGCCACCAGTTCCCCAATCCCAAGCACAACCACAGTTTCAGCGGATTCAAACTCAGTTGTGTCCCCAACCCCACTCTCTGCTTACCCGTCCTCATGGGCAGCATCTGTCATTCCACCAGACATCATCAAGCCTAACCAGGACCAACCTTGTTCCTGCTCAGCAGAACCAGAATGAACAGCCCCAGGACCTGAGCACCACGCGGCCTAACCGAGGATGTCAGCTCCTGAGGAGAGACGTCAGCATTGAGGGTGGAGGGGTGGAGGGGAGAGGGGAGGTGGTCACAGCGTCAGAGAGCAGTGAGTCTTCAGGAGGCGACAGAGGGTCAAACAGCACCTCGAGGCCTCTCAGCTCCGTGCCTCCTGGACCCCCTGGAGTAGCAGGAGCTGGCCTAGTGTCTGGGGCTGATGGTAGGGCTAGACTACGGGCAGAACCAGAGGCAGCAGGTGAGGGCAGAGAGCTTAGAGACATCGTCCCCCAGTCCGCCGTCCCGTGTCCCAGCCGTGAAGAGACCGTAGAGTCACGGACTGCTGTAAGCGAAAGAGTCAGCTGA